The genomic window TATTAATGTTGTACTCATTTTAAAAATTCGTCAGAATATTACTAATGATTTTATATGACTTTTCTTTACAGGACTCTAAATCTACACTTATCAGATCTTCTAATTCAAATTGAGATTGATCCTTTGGGATTAGTTCTTTTATAATGAAATGGTAATTAAGTCCTATATATAAACAGTCTTTACCAAAAGCTGATTGCTGAATTGCTAAATTTTGAATATTTCTTTCGTTTCGCGTTATCAAGGTTACGCCTGCATTATCAGCCACATCGTCCAATAAGAATTTTTTCTGCAAGTCAGCGATCAGCTTAGAAATCTCATTCCCAGCATTTAGATACTTAGTTTTTAAATGAACTTGAAAATTTAAACCATAAGCTGACAGTGGTGTCTCCCCTAATAATTTAAAAACTTTACTGGCAATAGTAGTAACATCTTTAATCTTCTCTATAGAATCGACAATCAAAGACCATTTTTCTTGTTCACAAGCCAAATGATATTCTCCAAAATTAATTTGTGATATTGCAGGACTGACTAACATTGAAGGATTTAATGCTTTTTTGTAGGAGTCCTCACTAATTAAATCATGGAATTTATACCAGAAAGGATGATGGATCGTCGGATTCATTGCACCAGTGACAACAACCGAACTATTAGAGCTGACTATAGAGTCTGAAAGATTCATTTATAATTTTTTGAGGTTAAAATAGGATTTCTCTGTAAGTTATTCTTGTCAATATTTTTGGTACAATTTTGTCAAGGATTACGCATAATATAAGAAATAGCTAAATATCTAAAAGATCCCTTGGCCTTACCTTTAACCGTTTCGAAATCTTAAAAATTGATCTTACAGATGGATGGGATCGCCCGCTCTCAATATCTTGGACTGTACGGTAAGAAATCGCATAATCTCCCTCATCCATTTGTTCCTGAGTTATCCCTTTTGAGACCCGGATTTCTTTTATTTTTTGCCCAATTTTTAGGATAAATTCCTCGTATTCCACGCACGAAATTATGTGCCTTGCTTGACAATTTTAACACACGAAATTTCGTGTATTTCGTATTGCGGACACGAATATTCGTGCCGAATGGAACTCGATGGAATAACGTGAAGGATCACCTAATAACGGTTCCTCGAAATATGGGTATTTTCTGTGTTAAAGTCAATAAAGGACATTATCTCTTCAAGGGAGTCCGAAATAAAACCTTTGAATGGTTTACGAGCTTTTGCTATTATCTTCGTAATCCTTAACCATTATACGATTGGTTTCAAAGGAATTGTAACGCTGCCCGCGCCCTTGGAGTTGCTATATCTAAATCTTTGGTCCGGCGTTGATCTATTCTTTGTATTAAGTGGTTTTCTTATTTCAAAAGGACTTTGGGAAAACTGGAAAGAAGATTCGAGGATAAACTTTAAAAGCTTCTATATTAAAAGAACTCTAAGAATCTTCCCAGCTTATTACTTCTTTCTAACTGTTACATATTTGATTGGAAAAGCTATGATAATTGCTGTAGAGAGTAAGGGACTGCCTAATGAGACAGAAGGTCTAAAACAATCTCTAGCAAATTCATGGGGAGACTTTCTTTTCTTGGGAAACTATATTCAAGGATTGAATTCGCACACATGGTCCCTATCAAGTGAAGAACAGTTTTATTTGGCATTTCCGATTCTTTGTGCAACTCTATTTTTCAAAGTTGGATTTAAATTCAGACAAGTTCTCTTATGGTTACTTTATCTTATCCCATTTCTTTTTAGAATTTATACCTTCACCACTTTAAGCGATACCGCGACTCCTCCTTACTTTAGGAAAATCTATTACCCATTTCAAACAAGATTCGATTCTTTGATTATAGGCGTTATCGTAATGGATCTTTATATGAATCGACAAGATATAAGTAAGTTCATCGAGGAGCGAGTTTTGGTATATTATACACTCTTTATTATATTCTTCTCATTCATTATCCTTACCCATTCTATTTCACAAGATGGGAAGGAATTTTTTACTCATACATTTAAGTATAATTTTCTCAATATAGGTTATGCAGGAATTCTATATTTATCTATTATTAGGATGGAATCGCCGTTAAGTAGATTTCTCAGCCTAAAGGTATTTACTCCGATCGCAAGACTAAGCTATACAATTTATCTTTGGCATTTTATTCTCATGGGAGCGGCAGCTATGTTGCTAAAAATCAAGTCTGTAGAAATGTCTTTGCTTGCATTTCATCTAAAG from Leptospira stimsonii includes these protein-coding regions:
- a CDS encoding helix-turn-helix domain-containing protein, producing the protein MEYEEFILKIGQKIKEIRVSKGITQEQMDEGDYAISYRTVQDIESGRSHPSVRSIFKISKRLKVRPRDLLDI
- a CDS encoding acyltransferase family protein; translated protein: MLKSIKDIISSRESEIKPLNGLRAFAIIFVILNHYTIGFKGIVTLPAPLELLYLNLWSGVDLFFVLSGFLISKGLWENWKEDSRINFKSFYIKRTLRIFPAYYFFLTVTYLIGKAMIIAVESKGLPNETEGLKQSLANSWGDFLFLGNYIQGLNSHTWSLSSEEQFYLAFPILCATLFFKVGFKFRQVLLWLLYLIPFLFRIYTFTTLSDTATPPYFRKIYYPFQTRFDSLIIGVIVMDLYMNRQDISKFIEERVLVYYTLFIIFFSFIILTHSISQDGKEFFTHTFKYNFLNIGYAGILYLSIIRMESPLSRFLSLKVFTPIARLSYTIYLWHFILMGAAAMLLKIKSVEMSLLAFHLKFLGMGVILILLSLPLYLMIEVPFQKLRNRLRLNGTK